The following are from one region of the Carnobacterium gallinarum DSM 4847 genome:
- a CDS encoding sugar phosphate isomerase/epimerase family protein — protein MKLGVFTPLFADLSFEEMLDRAEAAGLDAVEIGTGGNPGNHHCPTDELLASEEKRTAYLAELEKRGLTISAFSCHNNPISPDKEEARDGDEILRKSIQLAALMGVPVVNTFSGTAGDSEDAKAPNWPVIPWPTVYSDIKTWQWEHKLIPYWKEIGEFATEHGIKIGIELHGGFLCHTPYTILKLREETCDAIGVNLDPSHLWWQGIDPVGAIKILGKAGAIHHFHAKDTYLDQDNINMYGLTDMQPYGDVQTRAWTFRSVGCGHSMSEWSEIMSALRTYGYDYVVSIEHEDPLMSIDEGFNRAVTNLQSILIKDAPLDMWWA, from the coding sequence ATGAAATTAGGTGTATTTACGCCCTTATTTGCTGATTTAAGTTTTGAGGAAATGTTAGATCGTGCAGAGGCGGCTGGTTTAGATGCAGTTGAGATTGGAACAGGTGGAAACCCAGGGAATCATCATTGCCCAACAGATGAGTTATTAGCAAGTGAGGAAAAGCGGACAGCCTATCTAGCTGAATTAGAAAAACGTGGATTAACGATTAGTGCTTTTAGTTGCCATAATAATCCAATTTCTCCTGATAAAGAGGAAGCTCGTGATGGAGATGAGATTTTACGTAAATCCATCCAATTAGCAGCGTTAATGGGTGTACCTGTGGTGAATACTTTTTCAGGAACGGCAGGGGACAGTGAAGATGCTAAAGCACCGAACTGGCCAGTCATTCCATGGCCAACAGTTTATTCAGATATTAAAACATGGCAATGGGAACATAAATTAATTCCTTATTGGAAAGAAATTGGTGAATTTGCTACTGAGCATGGGATTAAGATTGGGATTGAATTACATGGTGGATTCTTATGTCACACACCTTATACGATTTTAAAATTACGCGAAGAAACCTGTGATGCAATTGGTGTCAATCTTGATCCAAGTCACTTATGGTGGCAAGGGATTGATCCTGTTGGTGCAATTAAAATTCTAGGTAAGGCGGGAGCGATTCATCATTTCCATGCAAAGGATACGTACCTAGATCAGGACAATATCAATATGTATGGGTTAACTGATATGCAACCTTATGGCGATGTTCAAACACGCGCATGGACGTTCCGCTCTGTTGGCTGTGGTCATAGTATGTCAGAGTGGTCAGAGATTATGAGCGCATTACGAACATATGGCTATGATTATGTAGTAAGTATTGAACATGAAGATCC
- a CDS encoding ThuA domain-containing protein: MVKVTIWNEYRHEKTDEAVAKIYPEGIHQQLASFLKAAGMATKTATLDEPEHGLTEAVLAETDVLVWWGHVAHDEVEDAIVERVQKRVLEGMGLVVLHSGHMSKLFMKLMGTSCDLKWREAGEKERLWVMDPSHPIADGIGEYIDLEHEEMYGEHFDIPVPDELIFTGWYEGGNVFRSGITYKRGSGKIFYFQPGHETYPTYYNVEIQKVIINGVNWAKPTIRDYPVYGNAKALEEIKNSGK, from the coding sequence TTGGTAAAGGTAACGATTTGGAATGAGTATCGACATGAAAAAACAGATGAGGCTGTAGCAAAAATCTATCCAGAGGGAATTCATCAACAATTGGCTAGTTTTTTAAAGGCAGCAGGGATGGCTACGAAAACAGCAACTTTAGACGAGCCTGAACATGGTTTAACAGAAGCAGTGTTAGCTGAAACGGATGTCTTAGTATGGTGGGGACATGTAGCGCATGACGAAGTGGAAGATGCTATTGTGGAACGTGTGCAAAAACGGGTCTTAGAAGGAATGGGCCTAGTTGTTCTTCATTCAGGACATATGTCTAAACTATTTATGAAATTAATGGGAACTAGCTGTGATTTGAAATGGCGTGAAGCTGGTGAAAAGGAACGTCTATGGGTAATGGACCCAAGTCATCCAATTGCTGATGGAATTGGTGAGTATATTGACTTAGAGCATGAGGAAATGTATGGGGAGCATTTTGATATTCCAGTACCAGATGAATTGATTTTCACTGGTTGGTATGAAGGCGGAAATGTTTTTCGTAGTGGAATCACATATAAGCGTGGTAGTGGTAAGATTTTTTATTTCCAACCGGGACATGAAACTTATCCAACCTACTATAATGTAGAAATTCAAAAAGTGATTATCAACGGAGTGAATTGGGCAAAACCAACAATTCGTGATTATCCTGTATATGGAAATGCAAAAGCGTTAGAAGAAATAAAAAATTCTGGGAAATAA
- a CDS encoding sugar phosphate isomerase/epimerase family protein: protein MKPIALQLWSVQDVAKENFFDTLEAVAKMGYDGVEFAGYYDKSASELKAKLAELNLKVAGSHIPYERFLENLEEVIAYEKELGNQNLVVPWASFETEDGWQSFAENMTEIASKVQAAGLTFSYHNHNHEFEKIEDDFILEMLLKAVPGLNFELDTYWIQYAGVDVVNFMEQYKGRMKLVHLKDMKENPVESTEIGNGVLDIAGFVREAIEDGVEWLVIEQEAFTQSTLKSVEIGLTNLQRILAEG, encoded by the coding sequence ATGAAGCCAATTGCATTACAATTATGGAGTGTACAAGATGTAGCAAAAGAAAATTTTTTTGACACGTTGGAAGCAGTCGCGAAGATGGGGTATGACGGGGTAGAATTTGCTGGCTATTATGATAAAAGTGCTAGTGAGTTAAAGGCTAAATTAGCTGAGCTAAATCTAAAAGTAGCAGGTTCTCACATTCCTTATGAGCGTTTTTTAGAGAATCTAGAGGAAGTCATTGCTTATGAAAAAGAGCTTGGCAATCAGAATTTAGTTGTACCGTGGGCAAGCTTTGAAACAGAAGATGGCTGGCAGAGTTTTGCTGAAAATATGACTGAGATTGCTAGTAAAGTTCAAGCAGCAGGATTAACATTTAGCTATCATAATCACAATCATGAGTTTGAAAAAATAGAAGATGACTTTATTTTAGAGATGTTACTGAAAGCGGTACCTGGTTTGAATTTTGAACTGGATACGTACTGGATTCAATACGCCGGTGTAGATGTGGTTAATTTTATGGAGCAGTATAAGGGGCGTATGAAATTAGTGCATTTAAAAGATATGAAGGAAAACCCTGTAGAAAGCACAGAAATTGGCAATGGAGTTTTAGATATTGCTGGATTTGTGCGAGAAGCGATTGAAGATGGCGTAGAGTGGCTTGTTATTGAACAGGAAGCTTTTACTCAATCAACGTTAAAGAGTGTTGAGATTGGTTTAACGAATTTGCAACGTATCTTAGCAGAAGGTTAG
- a CDS encoding GNAT family N-acetyltransferase — protein sequence MEIRRLERTDYPMELIYLADPDELMVAKYLSDNQVYGLVENEEIIGVCVLCLKTQNKAEIMNVAIKEELQGRGLGRYLLEQVLIEAKKQTIIEVEIATGNSSLGQLVLYQSLGFEKFAEIPNYFVEHYPEPIYENGLQCKDQIWLKRRLLNEVED from the coding sequence ATGGAAATTAGGCGTTTAGAAAGAACAGACTATCCAATGGAATTGATTTATTTAGCTGATCCAGATGAATTAATGGTGGCAAAATATTTATCAGATAATCAAGTTTATGGATTAGTTGAAAATGAAGAAATAATTGGCGTTTGTGTGTTGTGTTTGAAAACTCAAAATAAAGCAGAAATTATGAATGTAGCAATTAAAGAAGAGTTGCAAGGAAGAGGACTGGGACGGTATTTATTAGAACAGGTTCTAATAGAAGCAAAAAAGCAAACTATAATTGAAGTTGAGATTGCTACGGGCAATTCTAGCTTAGGGCAATTGGTTTTGTACCAGTCACTGGGCTTTGAAAAATTTGCTGAAATTCCTAATTATTTTGTGGAGCATTATCCAGAACCAATCTATGAGAATGGACTTCAATGTAAGGATCAGATTTGGTTGAAACGAAGATTATTAAATGAAGTGGAGGATTAA
- a CDS encoding Gfo/Idh/MocA family protein encodes MTLKIGIIGCGGIANGKHMPSLKAVKEGEMVAFCDIVEERAVKAKADFGTSESKIYTDYQELLKDPTIDVIHVCTPNISHAEISIAAMEAGKHVMCEKPMAKTTKEAESMIEAAKRTGKKLTIGYQNRFRKDSTYLQTICENNELGEIYYAKAHAIRRRAVPTWGVFLDEEAQGGGPLIDIGTHALDLTLWMMNNYKPKYVVGNSYHKLSNKANSANAWGPWDPAKFTVEDSAFGFITMENGATIALEASWALNTLDTGEAQTTLCGTEGGADMKDGLRINGEAHGEMYEKKIQLDAGGVDFYDGTGEDPAIIEARQWLNAILTNTEPVVKPEQALVVTQILEAIYQSSQTGEPVFFNK; translated from the coding sequence ATGACATTGAAAATTGGAATTATTGGCTGTGGCGGAATCGCTAACGGAAAACATATGCCTAGTTTGAAAGCGGTTAAAGAAGGGGAAATGGTGGCTTTTTGTGATATTGTGGAAGAACGTGCAGTCAAAGCAAAAGCAGACTTTGGTACTTCTGAATCAAAAATATACACAGATTATCAAGAATTACTAAAAGATCCAACAATTGATGTGATCCATGTTTGTACACCGAATATTTCTCATGCTGAGATTTCAATAGCAGCTATGGAAGCTGGTAAACATGTAATGTGTGAAAAACCAATGGCAAAAACAACTAAAGAAGCAGAATCTATGATTGAGGCAGCAAAACGAACTGGGAAAAAATTAACGATTGGGTATCAAAATCGTTTTAGAAAAGATTCAACTTATTTACAAACCATTTGCGAAAATAATGAATTAGGTGAGATTTACTATGCTAAAGCTCATGCCATTCGTCGTCGTGCTGTTCCAACTTGGGGAGTTTTTCTAGATGAAGAAGCTCAAGGTGGCGGACCGTTAATTGATATCGGTACTCATGCGTTGGATTTAACCTTATGGATGATGAATAATTACAAACCAAAATATGTTGTTGGCAATAGCTATCATAAATTATCGAATAAGGCTAATTCAGCCAACGCTTGGGGACCTTGGGATCCAGCGAAGTTTACGGTTGAAGATTCGGCTTTTGGTTTTATTACCATGGAAAATGGAGCAACAATTGCGTTAGAAGCTAGTTGGGCACTAAACACACTAGATACCGGTGAAGCTCAAACAACCCTTTGTGGAACTGAAGGCGGAGCAGATATGAAAGACGGCTTACGAATTAATGGTGAGGCTCATGGCGAAATGTATGAGAAAAAAATCCAACTAGATGCAGGTGGCGTTGATTTTTATGATGGAACTGGAGAAGATCCCGCAATTATTGAAGCACGTCAATGGTTGAATGCTATCTTGACGAATACTGAACCTGTCGTAAAACCAGAACAAGCATTAGTTGTTACCCAAATATTAGAAGCTATCTATCAATCAAGCCAAACTGGCGAGCCTGTTTTTTTTAATAAATAA
- a CDS encoding AraC family transcriptional regulator, whose translation MGVYLELPDLNDDFLFRSFVNEGDILVYPHWHKEIEIIYVREGDVNIGVNDVPLQLKRNDIYMINGGDVHYFLASPESERIVIQFDLSFFQDISTLEQTTKKLRNLFSSIVQESSGWPEDVAQRVRELLVTVHEENLERRVGYRYVIKAKMFELLALLYREIPQNENTQTRQEISSTKQMENLERLDKIFTYIENHYHETITLNEIASYMGFSSFYFTKFFKKNTGTTFIQFLTDYRLNKAKWILLNEDASVTEVAEQTGFSSVKTFHHQFKDLVGSSPLKYKKTISGNI comes from the coding sequence ATGGGTGTTTATTTAGAGTTACCAGATTTAAATGATGATTTTTTATTTAGAAGTTTTGTAAATGAAGGGGATATTTTAGTCTATCCTCATTGGCATAAAGAAATTGAGATTATTTATGTTCGTGAAGGTGATGTGAATATTGGCGTCAACGATGTTCCATTGCAATTGAAGCGAAATGATATTTATATGATTAATGGCGGTGATGTTCATTATTTCCTAGCTTCACCGGAAAGTGAGCGAATTGTCATTCAATTCGATTTAAGCTTTTTTCAAGATATTTCCACGCTAGAGCAGACGACTAAAAAACTACGGAACTTATTTTCCAGTATTGTGCAAGAAAGTAGTGGTTGGCCAGAAGACGTAGCACAGCGAGTTCGAGAATTATTAGTAACGGTTCATGAAGAAAATTTGGAACGAAGAGTAGGTTATCGCTATGTAATTAAGGCGAAGATGTTTGAGTTGTTGGCACTGCTTTATCGTGAAATTCCCCAAAATGAAAATACTCAAACAAGGCAAGAAATTTCAAGTACAAAACAAATGGAAAATCTTGAGCGTTTAGATAAAATTTTTACTTACATTGAAAATCACTATCATGAAACGATTACGTTAAATGAAATAGCAAGTTATATGGGATTTAGTAGTTTTTATTTTACAAAGTTTTTTAAGAAAAATACAGGAACAACCTTTATTCAATTTTTAACAGATTATCGCTTAAATAAGGCTAAGTGGATTTTGCTAAATGAAGATGCCAGTGTCACCGAAGTTGCTGAGCAGACTGGATTTAGCAGTGTTAAAACCTTTCATCATCAGTTTAAAGACTTAGTGGGAAGTTCTCCATTAAAATACAAAAAGACAATATCCGGGAATATTTAA